attaaaaacaCCCCTATAGGTTTGGGCAACTTGATTCAAGCACGAAGGATCTTGAATCTTGGTAATCAAGTTTAGATCATCACCTGCATAGGCATCAATCGAATTAAGAAATAGACCATACTAGTAATAAGTAAGCATCTAAAAGCTCTTCGGTAAACATTGGATCGACATATATCTGGATACCAGGTCCGAGATTGTAGATGTGGTGCGTAACCCCGTCAACAACTTCTTGTCCCAAAACTTCTAGGAAGGAATTAAACCATTTCTCGTCATAGAAGCCACTAGGGCCTAGAACCTTTGGTTGAGTTTTGGGATCTGGGTGTAATTCTTTCACCATATTCTTAAGTACTATTACGTCTTTTCCATATTGTTCAGCCTCAACCCTTGCGCCCATCCTAGCTCCGGAGAGTTGATTTCCTGGCAAGATAAATTGATTAAAGCACGAccgaaaaataaaatggaaaacgATCCCATGCGGATCTTTGGGAAAACAATTTTAGTTACCAAATTCGTAAGAATCAACTTTGTATCCCCTGGAAATAGTATACTTCATGAAATCCCTTGCATTTTGTGAATTCCAATCGCCAACCCAAAGACACTTTTCGCTTTGTGACTCGTTTCTTCCCAGAAGAGCATTCAACCCGAATGTAACCTTTACTATTCATAATGCCAGATTAATAAAgtcaatattttttctttagaaAAGAATGTGATGGTTTAATTCCTTTCCAGAATAGATTAATATACCCACCCAGTTTGATTGAAAAAGTTATTCAGTTCGTCCCATCTTTCCACGGGAAGGCACCCCTGGGAGAACCCAAATAAACTGCCttcttttttcatgaaattgggGCAATTCTTAACTTCTCCTACTCCGTCCACCACTTGATCTTGCAACGACCCACCAACTTTGATTCTTAAAGAATTGAATGCTGaaagtaattttcaaaattagtcTGAAATGATTCTTACCAACATTGAACCAAGTTTAGTCCCACTCGTTCTCACAACCAATCTTAAGAGATAGCTTTTAACAGTATTTGAATCGCATTATTTGCAACTTCTTTTCCGATTCTCAGATTATGGACTACCTTGTACGAATTAATGGTAGACACATTTAGTTTCACACACGTAGAACTCACCTTTTATTGCATTTATTAGCACCTTCTTTTTCAAATCCtgcaaacaaatataaaataaaacaataagactcaatgtttatttaaaatacatttttcacACACACACGCGCACAAAATAAGCAATTCATACCAAATTTAAAAGTCCAGCCTTTCCCCAAGGACATTGATTATAGTTGCATTTTTCAGTAGGCCACCAATCCAGTGTAGCACATACGAAGTTATCATCTATTTCAGCAACCGATTTTGACCCTTGAATCACCACGTTCACATTTTGTGTAAAAGAAAGCGATATCCGAGAAACAATTATTACTAGGCCGAATATGCATTTCAAATCCATTTTCACAAAATCTAGATATTACGAAAGAGCAGGAAGAATTGATGTAATGGCATTTTAATCGAGCATGTTTATATGTTCACATTAAAAGGTTTGTTACAATttgatttgaacaaaaaaaagacTAGGAAATTTAATCGTGGTGAAAGCATCATTATCATTTAGTTTTAAAGCTACAGTTTTGCAGGTGCAACTTCTTCCGTTTTAGTTACGATCGGAATAATGATTCCAACTCATTATTTGGCACGAAAATCTAATTTTAGAACCTCTTTCATTTCATCTACCATGTAAGTTCCAAAATAAAGGCATGTATTGCTGACTTAAGTTTTATGTCTTGCTCCCTAAAATATTAAGTGAAAAACAATGTGCATTTTGTTACAAGGAAGGCtgtaagtttaaaattattttaaccagTAATTATTGCAAGTTTACGGAGTTTGCAAAAATTATAACTTGCAATAATTTGACCTATCATTAATCATGAAATAATTGAGACACTTTGTAAATAGTAGCaactatttagaaaattttacctCCGTTAGTGTCTCTGCAAATTTGTAGAGGACGACCTATCTACTCTGCCTCCATAAGCCTAAATCTCTTACccgagttttcataaactctcACCTATCGTAAAAGTACTAGTGTAGATAAATGAACTTTCATATCTAACTTTAATTTACtcgatatttaaaaataatatatactttttattaattctCTCGTGTACGATCTTAATAGAaagttttttttcattattttatgcAGAATAAACACCACAATCTTGTTATAAGAAAACGAATTGTTGGTTTTGAGAATTTAAGTCCAAGCCTAAAAAGAACACCTCTTAATGGTGTTGACTTGAATTACCAAGACTAAGCTCGGCTTATTTTCGTCTACTGTGTAAcaatatgtaaaagaaaatcTTGTTAAAATCTAAAACCTTTCAGATagtttacttttcttttatgaaGCTTTTTTGCGCCTTTcttaaacaaattcaaaaccAATTGGGGACGAACATATGCAGCCCAAGTGcccatatttgaattttatatataataaaagccCAATAGGAATGCCACCTGCCTAGTGGACTCGGCCCTTGACTGAGTTGCCCAAGTAATAAAGAATTCTTCGGCGAAATTCTTCGCAGTATACTTTTTCCGTAGAAATTCGTTTTCACGAGCACTCCAAACTACTCGcagttattaatttaatatatttgaatgtttataaACTTTAGAATATAATATGAAACTGTTCGACTTTTTTacgttttataaaattttgaaattccaCCAACTGACGATGAAATTATGTAGATATATTGTTCCAGAGTGGCATTTTCCTTGTCGTTCTTTGACCCGCTTCATTTTTCACAAGCGGGATGAGTTAACCCCCCGTATTCAATCGTCATTGTTTCCTTGCGTTTGActagtacaaggactaaattacccccgtttaattttaaagtgattGAATTACTCGTGGTCTAATAGCTTATTATCGCAAATAGTCAATTCCATCTTTAATACTCCTCTTTTGCTCACTTTCTAacagtacatggactaaatcgGTCCTGACTCAATTGTACTAGGACCTCTTCGGACATTTTTCCCTACCTGTAAACTCCACTAACCAAGTGAAGTAACTTAGGAATAATCATAACAGTAaaacaagaataataaaataaaaaaagtcatGAGAATGCTATGAACGAATATGCTAGTCGAACTAGGTCTCCAAGGCGCGACATGAAAGAGTAATTAAACACTACAAAACTAGAATGATCGGGTTGAAGTAGAACAAATTCAATCTTCAACTAGGAAGGTTGAAGTAGAACGATAACGGACCCTGACAAAACATGGCATTTATTATCCTTTCTTTTCGCCAAACGTTGGAAAAGAATATTGTTTTCTTCCGGTAACGTTcgctctatttttatttttttggtacgTTGTCATATTAGGAAAACCATTGCTAAGGTGAACCAACGATTCTCGATTCATTACATTGCATTTTATTGGTTCGTCTTTATCATTAAAATGTGTAGGGAATtgtctttaattttgaaatttcatttgcAACTTGTGGTTAAAGATCTATGGCAAAGTAGTAGGTGAAAACAAATAGTGGAAACACGCCGAATCTAAAATAAGACCGACAACGTGTCGTTCATGCCCGGAGGATTACTTCGTCTATGCAACATATAGTAGGAAATGAATTGAGATAAGGAAGAAATTTTGAACGaaactaaaatttacaaattcatACGTAGCTAAGAACGGTAGTAACAAATGAGAAATAAGTTAGAAACTTTTAACACATTCTTGAACTTCGAACAAGGTTTAAAGGCATTACATTTTGGATAAGGAAATAATGTAGTTTAAACACAGACAGGGGCATGAAAGTCCCTGATGGTTACGTAGACTATGGAATGAGCTGCAACCGAGATGGGTGTGGAAGCATTGACAAGCTTTGGATCCATCGCCGGAATGTCGAATGTATCTGTCAGAACCATTGGAACGTCATTCAGCAACACGATTTGACCTTGTATATTTCCACCTAATGCTGTCAGATGATACTCTTCCCTATTCAGGTGACTCGTAAATTCAAAATTAGGCTTCGCAGCATCCGTGGGTCTCAAATTACGACGACGATGTTCGTAACGTGAAAGCGTTACGTCGAATGTGCTGTCGTTCGACaagttgataaaaattatagaaatccCGGGCtacaaatggaaaaaaaattatcctaatAATACTTGACAACAGTAtagaatttgaaaaatgaaaagttagcTTTATCAAATATTGCTTACCTTTTTCTTCGCACAATGAGCATATACACGCAAATTAGGGTTAGACTCTTGAGTTACGGCAAGTGCAATACTTCCTATAATCCGGTGCCATAGAAGCGCACTAGAAATGAAACAAGGTAAGAAGATGAAATGTCAGTGGCTATAAGGGAAAAAAGCAAGGATAAGGCTAACACTGTTTTTGTGAAGATACTGACCCGTAGTAATCGGGATTGGGAATAAATGTTGTAGTGTCAAGTAAAGCATAATTTCCGCCGATGAGAGTTTGCCTGCAGAAAACCTTGTGATTGTAGGTTGAAGCCATTCCTAATTGATCAAAATACCTGTTTAAGGTGGAAATTTCAATCGCGTGTCGTATTATACACAGAAAAGGTTAGAGGTAGAGGAAAATGAGAGAGAAATATTACCAAAATCCATCAGCAAAGGTTGGAGACACATCTTTAGCACCGCCCTGAAGAGCTCCACCAGATTCAGAAACCCAAGCTCCCGACTGCGGTTTAAACttgttaacaatattaaaagcACCCCTATAGGTTTGGGCAACTTGATTCAAGTACGAAGGATCTTGAATCTTGGTAATCAAGTTTAGATCATCACCTGCATAGGCATCAATCGAATTAAGAAATAGACCATACTAGTAATAAGCAAACATCTAAAAGCTCTTCGGTAAACATTGGATCGAGATATATTTGGATACCAGGTCCGAGATTGTAGATGTGGTGCGTAACCCCGTCAACAACTTCTTGTCCCGAAACTTTTAGGAAGGAATTAAACCATTTCTCGTCATAGAAGCCACTAGGGCCTAGAACCTTTGGTTGAGTTTTGGGATCTGGGTGTAATTCTTTCACCATATTCTTAAGTACTATTACGTCTTTTCCATATTGTTCAGCCTCAACCCATGCGCCCATCCCAGCTCCGGAGAGTTGATTTCCTGGCAAGATAAATTGATTAAAGCAcgaccaaaaaataaaatgggaaacgATCCCATGCGGATCTTCGGGAAAACAATTTTAGTTACCAAATTCGTAAGAATCAACTTTGTATCCCCTGGAAATAGTATACTTCATCAAATTCCTTGCATTTTGTAAATTCCAATCGCCAACCCAAAGACCCTTTTCGCTTTGTGACTCGTTTCTTCCCAGAAGAGCATTCAACCCGAATATAACATTTACTCTTCATAATGCCAGATTAATAAAgtcaatattttttctttagaaAAGAATGTGATGGTCTAATTCCTTTCCAGAATAGATTAATATACCCACCCAGTTTGATTGAAATAGTTATTCAGTTCATCCCATCTTTCCACGGGAAGGCACCCTTGGGAGAACCCAAATAAACTGCCttcttttttcatgaaattgggGCAATTCTTAACTTCTCCTACTCCGTACACCACTTGATCT
The window above is part of the Gossypium raimondii isolate GPD5lz chromosome 9, ASM2569854v1, whole genome shotgun sequence genome. Proteins encoded here:
- the LOC105784980 gene encoding heparanase-like protein 2, producing MDLKCIFGLVIIVSRISLSFTQNVNVVIQGSKSVAEIDDNFVCATLDWWPTEKCNYNQCPWGKAGLLNLDLKKKVLINAIKAFNSLRIKVGGSLQDQVVDGVGEVKNCPNFMKKEGSLFGFSQGCLPVERWDELNNFFNQTGVKVTFGLNALLGRNESQSEKCLWVGDWNSQNARDFMKYTISRGYKVDSYEFGNQLSGARMGARVEAEQYGKDVIVLKNMVKELHPDPKTQPKVLGPSGFYDEKWFNSFLEVLGQEVVDGVTHHIYNLGPGDDLNLITKIQDPSCLNQVAQTYRGVFNIVNKFKPQSGAWVSESGGALQGGAKDVSPTFADGFWYFDQLGMASTYNHKVFCRQTLIGGNYALLDTTTFIPNPDYYGALLWHRLMGSIVLAVTQESNPNLRVYAHCAKKKLGISIIFINLSNDSTFDVTLSSYEHRRRNLRPTDAAKPKFEFRSHLNREEYHLTALGGNIQGQIVLLNDVPMVLTDIFDIPAMDPKLVNASTPISVAAHSIVYLTIRDFHAPVCV
- the LOC105797371 gene encoding heparanase-like protein 2, translated to MDLKCIFSLVIIVSRISLSFTQNVNVVIQGSTSVAETDDNFVCATLDWWPTEKCNYNQCPWGKAGLLNLDLKRKVLINAIKAFNSLRIKVGGSLQDQVVYGVGEVKNCPNFMKKEGSLFGFSQGCLPVERWDELNNYFNQTGVNVIFGLNALLGRNESQSEKGLWVGDWNLQNARNLMKYTISRGYKVDSYEFGNQLSGAGMGAWVEAEQYGKDVIVLKNMVKELHPDPKTQPKVLGPSGFYDEKWFNSFLKVSGQEVVDGVTHHIYNLGPGDDLNLITKIQDPSYLNQVAQTYRGAFNIVNKFKPQSGAWVSESGGALQGGAKDVSPTFADGFWYFDQLGMASTYNHKVFCRQTLIGGNYALLDTTTFIPNPDYYGALLWHRIIGSIALAVTQESNPNLRVYAHCAKKKPGISIIFINLSNDSTFDVTLSRYEHRRRNLRPTDAAKPNFEFTSHLNREEYHLTALGGNIQGQIVLLNDVPMVLTDTFDIPAMDPKLVNASTPISVAAHSIVYVTIRDFHAPVCV